In one Streptomyces sp. NBC_01288 genomic region, the following are encoded:
- a CDS encoding amino acid ABC transporter permease — protein sequence MTSVLYDAPGPRAKRRNVLLSVVFFVLLALFLWWVWQTMDDKGQLKWALWQPFTTSDAWTTYLLPGLGDTLKAAGLAMVIALPLGAFFGIARMSDHRWVRVPAGVVVEFFRSIPVLLLMLFANEFYVRSTGIGSEERPLYAVVTGLVLYNASVLAEIVRAGILSLPKGQTEAAHAIGLRKGQTMTSILLPQSVTVMLPAIVSQLVVIVKDTALGGVMLGFTELLNARSTLAANYANVVASFIVVGIIYIVLNLALTTFASWLERRLRRSKKSTGATVALEDATGLNPAQVQGSFGAGAGGSI from the coding sequence ATGACCTCCGTCCTCTACGACGCGCCCGGCCCCCGCGCCAAGCGGCGCAACGTGCTCCTCTCTGTCGTGTTCTTCGTCCTGCTGGCCCTCTTCTTGTGGTGGGTCTGGCAGACGATGGACGACAAGGGCCAGCTGAAGTGGGCCCTGTGGCAGCCGTTCACCACGTCGGACGCCTGGACGACGTATCTGCTGCCGGGCCTCGGCGACACCCTGAAGGCCGCCGGCCTCGCCATGGTGATCGCCCTCCCCCTGGGCGCGTTCTTCGGTATCGCCCGGATGTCCGACCACCGGTGGGTGCGCGTCCCGGCCGGCGTGGTGGTCGAGTTCTTCCGGTCGATCCCGGTCCTGCTGCTGATGCTGTTCGCGAACGAGTTCTACGTCCGCTCCACGGGCATCGGCAGCGAGGAACGGCCCCTGTACGCCGTCGTCACCGGCCTGGTGCTCTACAACGCCTCGGTGCTCGCCGAGATCGTCAGGGCGGGCATTCTGTCCCTCCCCAAGGGGCAGACGGAGGCCGCGCACGCGATCGGTCTGCGCAAGGGCCAGACGATGACGAGCATCCTGCTCCCGCAGTCCGTCACCGTCATGCTGCCGGCCATCGTCAGCCAGCTCGTGGTCATCGTGAAGGACACCGCGCTGGGCGGTGTGATGCTGGGCTTCACCGAACTGCTCAACGCGCGCAGCACCCTGGCGGCCAACTACGCCAACGTGGTGGCGAGTTTCATCGTCGTAGGAATCATCTACATCGTGCTGAACCTCGCCCTCACCACCTTCGCGAGCTGGCTGGAGCGCAGGCTGCGGCGCAGCAAGAAGAGCACGGGCGCGACAGTCGCCCTCGAAGACGCCACCGGGCTCAACCCCGCGCAGGTGCAGGGCAGTTTCGGAGCCGGCGCCGGCGGCTCGATCTGA
- a CDS encoding sensor histidine kinase, translating into MRTRLLPLLIVLMAAVLLALGVPLAISTAAAQQQKVIVDRIDDTARFAALAQFVTDAPTGSRPANTVPDERQETLGRELASYYEVYGIRAGVFYRTDISMANAPDDFLLPKTGEVRDAFAEALLSRRSHDPEQVWPWQRNRLVVASPVIRDGDVIAVVVTDSPTGPMRSRTLRGWLTIGAGEIAAMLLAVGAALRLTGWVLRPVRVLDATTHDIATGRLKSRVAAAGGPPELQRLARSFNEMADNVEDVLEQQRAFVADASHQLRNPLSALLLRIELLALELPEDNDEIASVRTEGKRLTQVLDDLLDLALAEHADADLRITDIGALTAERVAAWAPTAEAKGVRLVGSCPPTTAWADPVTLSSALDAVIDNAVKFTPEDESVEVTVASNGETTTVVVTDHGPGLTEDELARVGDRFWRSGRHQNINGSGLGLSISQVLLAAGGGSLTYDHHEPHGLKVTVSVPRSGPTA; encoded by the coding sequence GTGCGCACACGTCTTCTCCCGCTGCTCATCGTCCTGATGGCGGCCGTGCTGCTGGCGCTCGGTGTCCCGCTCGCCATCAGCACGGCCGCGGCCCAGCAGCAGAAGGTGATCGTCGACCGTATCGACGACACCGCGCGGTTCGCGGCCCTCGCCCAGTTCGTCACCGACGCGCCCACGGGATCACGCCCCGCCAACACGGTTCCGGACGAGCGCCAGGAGACCCTCGGCCGCGAACTCGCCAGCTACTACGAGGTCTACGGCATCCGCGCGGGCGTCTTCTACCGCACCGACATCTCCATGGCGAACGCGCCCGACGACTTCCTGCTGCCCAAGACGGGCGAGGTGCGCGACGCGTTCGCCGAGGCGCTTCTCAGCCGCCGCAGCCACGACCCGGAACAGGTCTGGCCCTGGCAGCGCAACCGCCTGGTCGTCGCCTCGCCGGTCATCCGGGACGGCGACGTGATCGCCGTCGTGGTCACCGACTCGCCCACCGGGCCGATGCGTTCACGGACCCTGCGCGGCTGGCTGACGATCGGCGCCGGCGAGATCGCCGCGATGCTGCTCGCCGTAGGCGCGGCCCTCCGGCTGACCGGCTGGGTCCTGCGACCCGTACGGGTCCTCGACGCCACCACCCACGACATCGCCACCGGGCGCCTCAAATCCCGGGTCGCGGCCGCCGGCGGGCCGCCGGAACTCCAGCGCCTGGCCCGCTCGTTCAACGAGATGGCGGACAACGTCGAGGACGTGCTGGAGCAGCAGCGCGCCTTCGTCGCCGACGCCTCGCACCAGTTGCGCAACCCGCTCTCGGCGCTGCTGCTGCGCATCGAACTGCTCGCACTCGAACTGCCGGAGGACAACGACGAGATCGCCTCGGTCCGTACCGAGGGCAAACGCCTGACCCAGGTCCTGGACGACCTGCTCGACCTGGCCCTGGCCGAGCACGCGGACGCCGACCTCAGGATCACCGACATCGGCGCGCTGACCGCCGAGCGCGTCGCGGCCTGGGCACCGACCGCCGAGGCCAAGGGCGTGCGCCTGGTGGGCAGTTGCCCGCCCACCACGGCCTGGGCCGACCCGGTCACGCTGTCCAGCGCGCTGGACGCGGTGATCGACAACGCGGTGAAGTTCACGCCCGAGGACGAGTCCGTCGAGGTGACGGTCGCGTCGAACGGCGAGACCACGACCGTCGTCGTCACGGACCACGGCCCGGGCCTCACCGAGGACGAACTCGCCCGCGTCGGCGACCGCTTCTGGCGCAGCGGCCGCCACCAGAACATCAACGGCTCCGGCCTCGGCCTGTCCATCTCCCAGGTCCTGCTGGCCGCGGGCGGCGGCTCCCTCACGTACGACCACCACGAGCCGCACGGCCTCAAGGTGACCGTGTCGGTGCCCAGGAGCGGGCCCACGGCCTGA
- a CDS encoding TAXI family TRAP transporter solute-binding subunit, with protein sequence MLKVFSRISRRRALQGAAAGLVAFGLLLWWLLPLGDEPPTGTVTFSTGTPLGVYQEYGKLLRTELDKDMPGLTVKLVNSDGSQENVARVATGHADFTIAAADAVGTYEMEGKPGAAGLRGVARLYDDYVQLIVPRDSDIDSVTDLRGKRVAIGPDRSGVRLIADRVLTAAGIDPKKGVDPVAAGIDTGPNLLKRGKIDAFFWSGGLPTDGLKDLAKNYAFRFVPIEATLVAKMHEQGDATRYYRATNMPESAYPTIQRGSTVPTIAVSNLLMTREDMNARLTEWITKTVIKSRDGIGKQVHSAQLVDLRTAIYTDPLALHEGARRYYRSVKP encoded by the coding sequence ATGCTCAAGGTGTTCTCCCGTATCAGCAGGCGCCGGGCCCTCCAGGGCGCGGCCGCCGGCCTCGTCGCGTTCGGGCTGTTGCTGTGGTGGCTGCTGCCCCTGGGCGACGAGCCGCCGACCGGGACGGTCACCTTCAGCACGGGGACCCCGCTGGGGGTCTACCAGGAGTACGGCAAGCTCCTACGCACCGAGTTGGACAAGGACATGCCGGGCCTCACGGTGAAGCTGGTGAACAGCGACGGGTCGCAGGAGAACGTCGCGCGCGTGGCGACCGGCCACGCCGACTTCACCATCGCCGCGGCCGACGCGGTGGGTACGTACGAGATGGAGGGCAAGCCCGGTGCGGCCGGGCTGCGCGGGGTCGCACGGCTCTACGACGACTACGTCCAGCTCATCGTGCCGCGTGACTCGGACATCGACTCCGTCACCGATCTGCGGGGCAAGCGCGTGGCCATAGGGCCGGACCGCTCGGGTGTGCGGCTGATCGCCGACCGGGTGCTCACGGCGGCCGGCATCGACCCGAAGAAGGGCGTCGACCCGGTGGCGGCCGGCATCGACACCGGACCGAACCTGCTCAAGCGGGGCAAGATCGATGCCTTCTTCTGGTCGGGCGGGCTGCCGACGGACGGCCTGAAGGACCTCGCCAAGAACTACGCGTTCCGGTTCGTACCGATAGAGGCGACCCTCGTGGCCAAGATGCACGAGCAGGGCGACGCCACTCGCTACTACCGCGCCACCAACATGCCGGAGTCGGCCTACCCCACCATCCAGCGCGGGTCCACCGTCCCGACCATCGCCGTGTCCAACCTGCTGATGACCCGCGAGGACATGAACGCCCGGCTCACCGAGTGGATCACCAAGACCGTGATCAAGAGCCGCGACGGCATCGGCAAGCAGGTCCACTCCGCACAGCTGGTGGACCTGCGTACGGCGATCTACACGGACCCCCTGGCCCTGCACGAGGGCGCCCGACGCTACTACCGCTCCGTCAAGCCGTAG
- a CDS encoding FAD-dependent monooxygenase produces the protein MDPVIIVGAGPVGLTLALALARQEVPSVLLDEGPGKDEPRPARTVVLREDTAALLERLTGVPLAELGTRWAGWRSMRRKQVMREITFDETEPAPLHIAQHVLTGALRQALAGERLVKIAVDNRLDSLEQEPTGVTAHTRGPKGTWWRGSYLVGCDGPRSTVRKLLDIRFPGRTAVERHAVAALRTELPWPDQALLHRAPPWRTSGPSAGEVTGRPLPDGVWRLDWLLPPGKDLVTPELLLARIRETLAGWTEGPTPPYELLDTGVHTVHHRLARRWRAGRVFLAGDAAHLLGALGTQGLDEGLRDADNLAWKLALAWHHGPYEPLLDSYQAERRAVVAARLRAADQALPLVRGGAGLRAVVPGSARGHDVLLTEGHLGHGALGAPGAYADSPLAPRHIEAEVPVDTPPGAPVADVLVTAEDGAFVRLRDRLGRGSLLVVLVAPGTGVWERKHWVTAGIMPRLAAAVTALPHPAELLVAESYPGAAAHTVLLVRPDGHLVTALSGVRPADLYAAAEATLGGPTRTEATAGSR, from the coding sequence GTGGACCCGGTGATCATCGTCGGGGCGGGGCCCGTGGGGCTCACGCTCGCCCTGGCACTGGCGCGGCAGGAGGTGCCCTCCGTCCTCCTCGACGAGGGCCCGGGCAAGGACGAACCTCGCCCCGCGCGCACCGTCGTCCTGAGGGAGGACACCGCAGCGCTCCTGGAGCGACTGACCGGCGTGCCGCTCGCCGAGCTCGGGACGCGCTGGGCCGGATGGCGGTCGATGCGGCGCAAGCAGGTGATGCGCGAGATCACGTTCGACGAGACCGAGCCCGCCCCGCTGCACATCGCGCAGCACGTCCTCACGGGCGCCCTCCGCCAGGCCCTCGCGGGCGAGCGGCTGGTGAAGATCGCCGTGGACAACCGTCTCGACTCGCTCGAACAGGAGCCCACGGGCGTCACCGCCCACACCCGCGGCCCCAAGGGCACCTGGTGGCGCGGCAGTTACCTGGTCGGCTGCGACGGCCCGCGCTCGACCGTGCGCAAACTCCTGGACATCCGCTTCCCCGGCCGTACGGCGGTGGAGCGACACGCCGTGGCCGCGCTGCGCACGGAACTTCCGTGGCCCGACCAGGCGTTGTTGCATCGGGCGCCTCCGTGGCGGACGTCCGGACCCTCGGCCGGGGAGGTCACCGGACGCCCCCTCCCGGACGGCGTGTGGCGCCTGGACTGGCTGCTGCCGCCGGGCAAGGACCTGGTCACCCCCGAGCTGCTGCTGGCCCGCATCCGGGAGACGCTCGCGGGCTGGACCGAGGGCCCGACACCGCCGTACGAACTGCTCGACACCGGCGTGCACACCGTGCACCACCGGCTCGCGCGACGGTGGCGGGCGGGACGGGTGTTCCTCGCCGGGGACGCCGCACATCTGTTGGGGGCGCTCGGGACACAGGGGCTGGACGAGGGGCTGCGGGACGCCGACAACCTCGCCTGGAAACTGGCCCTGGCCTGGCACCACGGGCCGTACGAGCCGCTGCTCGACAGTTATCAGGCGGAGCGGCGGGCGGTCGTCGCGGCCCGGCTGCGCGCCGCCGACCAGGCGCTGCCGCTGGTGCGCGGCGGCGCCGGACTGCGCGCGGTCGTGCCGGGCTCGGCCCGCGGCCACGACGTGCTGCTCACGGAGGGTCACCTGGGGCACGGCGCGCTCGGTGCGCCGGGGGCGTACGCCGACTCGCCGCTCGCGCCCCGGCACATCGAGGCGGAGGTGCCCGTGGACACCCCGCCCGGCGCGCCGGTCGCCGATGTCCTGGTCACCGCCGAGGACGGCGCCTTCGTACGGCTGCGGGACCGCCTAGGGCGCGGCTCCCTGCTGGTCGTCCTGGTCGCGCCGGGCACGGGCGTGTGGGAGCGCAAGCACTGGGTGACGGCCGGAATCATGCCCCGCCTCGCGGCCGCCGTGACGGCGCTGCCGCACCCGGCCGAGCTGCTGGTCGCCGAGAGCTACCCGGGCGCCGCCGCCCACACCGTCCTTCTCGTACGGCCCGACGGTCACCTGGTCACGGCGCTGAGCGGGGTGCGTCCGGCCGACCTGTACGCGGCGGCCGAGGCGACCCTGGGCGGCCCGACGAGGACGGAGGCCACGGCCGGCTCGCGCTGA
- the miaB gene encoding tRNA (N6-isopentenyl adenosine(37)-C2)-methylthiotransferase MiaB gives MSSGDRSEAVDVKTYEVRTYGCQMNVHDSERLSGLLEGAGYVRAPEGSDGDADVVVFNTCAVRENADNRLYGNLGRLAPMKTKRPGMQIAVGGCLAQKDRDTIVKKAPWVDVVFGTHNIGKLPVLLERARVQEEAQVEIAESLEAFPSTLPTRRESAYAAWVSISVGCNNTCTFCIVPALRGKEKDRRTGDILAEIEALVGEGVSEITLLGQNVNAYGSDIGDREAFGKLLRACGAIEGLERVRFTSPHPRDFTDDVIAAMAETPNVMPQLHMPMQSGSDPILKAMRRSYRQERYLGIIEKVRASIPHAAITTDIIVGFPGETEEDFEQTMHAVREARFAQAFTFQYSKRPGTPAATMENQIPKEVVQERYMRLVALQEEISWDENKKQVGRTLELMVAEGEGRKDGATHRLSGRAPDNRLVHFTKPDQDVRPGDVVTVEITYAAPHHLLAEGPTLSVRPTRAGDAWEKRNAAEAAKPAGVMLGLPKIGAPAPLPVATGSGCGCD, from the coding sequence ATGAGCAGCGGTGACCGGAGCGAGGCAGTGGACGTCAAGACGTACGAAGTGCGCACTTATGGGTGCCAGATGAACGTTCACGATTCCGAGCGGCTCTCCGGTCTCCTGGAGGGGGCCGGTTATGTGCGCGCGCCCGAGGGTTCGGACGGGGACGCGGACGTCGTCGTCTTCAACACCTGCGCCGTGCGTGAGAACGCCGACAACCGGCTCTACGGCAACCTCGGCCGGCTCGCCCCGATGAAGACGAAGCGCCCCGGGATGCAGATCGCCGTCGGTGGCTGCCTCGCCCAGAAGGACCGCGACACCATCGTGAAGAAGGCGCCCTGGGTGGACGTCGTCTTCGGGACGCACAACATCGGCAAGCTGCCGGTCCTGCTGGAACGCGCGCGCGTGCAGGAAGAGGCGCAGGTCGAGATCGCGGAGTCCCTGGAGGCCTTCCCCTCGACGCTGCCGACCCGACGCGAGAGCGCCTACGCGGCCTGGGTGTCGATCTCCGTCGGCTGCAACAACACGTGCACCTTCTGCATCGTCCCGGCGCTGCGCGGCAAGGAGAAGGACCGCCGCACCGGCGACATCCTCGCCGAGATCGAGGCCCTGGTCGGCGAGGGCGTCTCCGAGATCACGCTGCTCGGCCAGAACGTCAACGCGTACGGCTCCGACATCGGCGACCGCGAGGCCTTCGGCAAGCTGCTCCGCGCGTGCGGCGCGATCGAGGGTCTGGAGCGCGTCCGCTTCACGTCCCCGCACCCGCGCGACTTCACCGACGACGTCATCGCCGCGATGGCCGAGACGCCGAACGTGATGCCGCAACTGCACATGCCCATGCAGTCCGGCTCCGACCCGATCCTCAAGGCCATGCGCCGGTCGTACCGCCAGGAGCGCTACCTGGGGATCATCGAGAAGGTCCGCGCGTCCATCCCGCACGCCGCGATCACCACCGACATCATCGTGGGCTTCCCCGGGGAGACCGAGGAGGACTTCGAGCAGACGATGCACGCGGTCCGCGAGGCGCGCTTCGCGCAAGCGTTTACGTTCCAGTACTCGAAGCGGCCCGGCACCCCGGCCGCGACCATGGAGAACCAGATCCCCAAGGAGGTCGTCCAGGAGCGCTACATGCGTCTCGTCGCCCTCCAGGAGGAGATCTCCTGGGACGAGAACAAGAAGCAGGTCGGCCGCACCCTGGAGCTGATGGTCGCCGAGGGCGAGGGCCGCAAGGACGGCGCCACCCACCGCCTCTCCGGCCGCGCCCCCGACAACCGCCTCGTCCACTTCACCAAGCCGGATCAGGACGTCCGCCCCGGTGACGTGGTGACGGTCGAGATCACGTACGCCGCCCCGCACCACCTCCTCGCCGAAGGCCCCACCCTGAGCGTGCGTCCCACGCGCGCGGGCGACGCCTGGGAGAAGCGCAACGCGGCCGAGGCCGCCAAGCCGGCCGGCGTGATGCTGGGCCTGCCGAAGATCGGCGCACCCGCGCCGTTGCCGGTCGCCACGGGGAGCGGTTGCGGCTGCGACTGA
- a CDS encoding amino acid ABC transporter permease, which translates to MFDFLQGYDVLGAFWMTVKLTALSALGSLVWGTLLAGMRVSPVPLMRGFATFYVNTVRNIPLTVIIVFTSLGLADIFGMTMGASDDFKVQGFRLALLGLVGYHAAFVCEAVRSGINTVPVGQAEAARAIGLSFSQVLRIIILPQAFRAVITPLANVLIALTKNTTVAAAIGVAEAAALMKTMIENEAQTVAIGAVFAFGFVVLTLPTGLLLGWLGKRLAVKR; encoded by the coding sequence GTGTTCGACTTTCTTCAAGGTTATGACGTCCTCGGGGCGTTCTGGATGACGGTGAAACTCACCGCCCTCTCCGCCCTCGGCTCCCTGGTCTGGGGCACACTGCTGGCCGGCATGCGGGTCAGCCCGGTCCCCCTGATGCGTGGTTTCGCCACCTTCTACGTCAACACCGTCCGGAACATCCCCCTGACGGTCATCATCGTCTTCACCTCGCTCGGCCTCGCCGACATCTTCGGCATGACCATGGGCGCGTCCGACGACTTCAAGGTGCAGGGTTTCCGGCTGGCACTGCTGGGTCTCGTGGGGTACCACGCGGCCTTCGTCTGCGAGGCGGTGCGCTCCGGCATCAACACCGTGCCCGTCGGACAGGCGGAGGCGGCCCGCGCCATCGGGCTGAGCTTCAGTCAGGTGCTGCGGATCATCATCCTTCCGCAGGCGTTCCGCGCGGTCATCACTCCGCTGGCCAACGTGCTGATCGCGCTGACCAAGAACACCACCGTGGCGGCCGCGATCGGGGTGGCCGAGGCGGCCGCCCTGATGAAGACGATGATCGAGAACGAGGCCCAGACGGTCGCCATCGGCGCGGTCTTCGCATTCGGCTTCGTGGTACTGACCCTGCCCACCGGCCTCCTCCTCGGCTGGCTGGGCAAGCGACTGGCGGTGAAGCGATGA
- a CDS encoding glutamate ABC transporter substrate-binding protein yields MKLRKVTVFATTALVLSLAATACGSSDKDDSGSGSGGGSKIKIGIKFDQPGLGLKQPDGTYAGFDVDVATYVAGQLGYKPAQIEWVETKSADRENALARGDVKFIAATYSINDERKKKVDFAGPYLLAHQDLLVKKDSTIAKATDLNGKNLCSVTGSTSAQNIHDTIAPKANLRENSGYSECIAALQSGAVDAVTTDDSILAGFAAQDKFKGQFKLAGLKLSNENYGIGVKKGDSATVTKINTALEKMVSSGAWKTAVTKNFGPADYKNEPAPKIGNIVK; encoded by the coding sequence ATGAAGCTCCGCAAGGTCACCGTGTTCGCGACCACCGCTCTCGTCCTCTCGCTCGCCGCGACGGCGTGCGGGAGCAGCGACAAGGACGACTCCGGTTCGGGCTCGGGCGGCGGCAGCAAGATCAAGATCGGTATCAAATTCGACCAGCCGGGCCTCGGCCTGAAGCAGCCGGACGGGACCTACGCCGGCTTCGACGTGGACGTGGCGACCTATGTGGCCGGGCAGCTCGGCTACAAGCCCGCCCAGATCGAGTGGGTCGAGACCAAGAGCGCCGACCGTGAGAACGCGCTGGCCCGCGGCGACGTCAAGTTCATCGCGGCCACGTACTCGATCAACGACGAGCGCAAGAAGAAGGTCGACTTCGCCGGGCCCTACCTGCTGGCCCACCAGGACCTGCTCGTCAAGAAGGACTCGACGATCGCGAAGGCCACGGACCTCAACGGCAAGAACCTGTGTTCCGTGACCGGCTCGACCTCGGCGCAGAACATCCACGACACGATCGCCCCGAAGGCCAACCTCCGTGAGAACTCGGGCTACTCGGAGTGCATCGCGGCCCTCCAGAGCGGTGCCGTCGACGCGGTGACCACCGACGACTCGATCCTCGCGGGCTTCGCCGCGCAGGACAAGTTCAAGGGCCAGTTCAAGCTCGCCGGCCTGAAGCTCAGCAACGAGAACTACGGAATCGGCGTCAAGAAGGGCGACTCCGCGACCGTCACCAAGATCAACACCGCGCTGGAGAAGATGGTCAGCAGCGGCGCCTGGAAGACCGCGGTCACCAAGAACTTCGGCCCGGCCGACTACAAGAACGAGCCCGCCCCGAAGATCGGCAACATCGTCAAGTAA
- a CDS encoding amino acid ABC transporter ATP-binding protein yields MTEVSVAKEDVAATGELVVLKSVNKHFGALHVLQDIDLTIARGEVVVVIGPSGSGKSTLCRTINRLETTDSGSITIDGKPLPQEGRELARLRADVGMVFQSFNLFAHKTVLENVMLGQIKVRKADRKQAEEKARALLDRVGVATQADKYPAQLSGGQQQRVAIARALAMDPKVMLFDEPTSALDPEMINEVLEVMQQLARDGMTMIVVTHEMGFARSAANRVVFMADGRIVEEAVPDQFFSNPRSDRAKDFLSKILHH; encoded by the coding sequence ATGACCGAAGTATCGGTGGCCAAGGAAGATGTGGCCGCGACCGGCGAACTCGTCGTCCTGAAGAGCGTCAACAAGCACTTCGGCGCGTTGCACGTACTCCAGGACATCGATCTGACGATCGCCCGCGGCGAAGTCGTCGTGGTGATCGGGCCCTCCGGGTCCGGGAAGTCCACTCTGTGCCGCACCATCAACCGCCTGGAGACGACCGATTCGGGTTCGATCACGATCGACGGCAAGCCGCTGCCCCAGGAGGGCAGGGAGCTGGCCCGATTGCGAGCGGACGTCGGGATGGTCTTCCAGTCCTTCAACCTCTTCGCGCACAAGACCGTGCTCGAAAACGTGATGCTGGGTCAGATCAAGGTCCGCAAGGCCGACCGCAAGCAGGCCGAGGAGAAGGCCCGGGCGTTGCTCGACCGGGTCGGCGTGGCCACGCAGGCGGACAAGTACCCGGCCCAGCTGTCCGGCGGTCAGCAGCAGCGCGTCGCCATCGCGCGGGCGCTGGCCATGGACCCCAAGGTGATGCTCTTCGACGAGCCGACCTCGGCCCTCGACCCGGAGATGATCAACGAGGTGCTGGAGGTCATGCAGCAGCTCGCCCGGGACGGGATGACGATGATCGTCGTCACCCATGAGATGGGCTTCGCCCGCTCGGCCGCCAACCGAGTGGTGTTCATGGCGGACGGCCGCATCGTCGAAGAGGCCGTGCCGGACCAGTTCTTCAGCAACCCGCGCAGCGATCGGGCCAAGGACTTCCTGTCGAAGATCCTTCACCACTGA
- a CDS encoding MazG nucleotide pyrophosphohydrolase domain-containing protein codes for MSSSPADLVREFHLAFGLDARTTPAEVAPDLAAHRGELLAEEAAEVAEVSVSGPLDRLAHELADVVYVAYGTALVHGVDLDAVIAEIHRANMTKIGPDGEIARRADGKVLKGEHYEAPDVSGVLREQGWGTVDE; via the coding sequence ATGAGTTCTTCGCCCGCCGACCTGGTCCGCGAATTCCATCTGGCCTTCGGGCTCGACGCCCGCACCACCCCCGCCGAGGTCGCCCCCGACCTCGCCGCCCACCGGGGCGAACTGCTCGCCGAGGAGGCCGCGGAGGTCGCCGAGGTCTCCGTCAGCGGCCCCCTGGACCGGCTGGCGCACGAACTGGCCGACGTCGTCTACGTCGCGTACGGCACAGCCCTCGTCCACGGCGTCGACCTCGACGCGGTGATCGCCGAGATCCACCGCGCCAACATGACCAAGATCGGCCCGGACGGCGAGATCGCCCGCCGGGCCGACGGCAAGGTGCTCAAGGGGGAGCACTACGAGGCGCCGGACGTCTCCGGGGTGCTGCGCGAGCAGGGGTGGGGCACGGTCGACGAGTGA
- a CDS encoding response regulator transcription factor, with protein MRLLLVEDDNHVAAALSAVLARHGFDVTHARSGEEALQALVPESDGFGVVLLDLGLPDQDGYEVCGKIRKRTSTPVIMVTARSDVRSRIHGLNLGADDYVVKPYDTGELLARIHAVSRRSVHEDAGGSGDTALRLGPVRIELPTRQVTVDGSVVQLTRKEFDLLALLAQRPGVVFRREQIISEVWRTSWEGTGRTLEVHVASLRAKLRMPALIETVRGVGYRLVAPAT; from the coding sequence ATGAGACTGCTCCTCGTCGAGGACGACAACCATGTCGCCGCCGCTCTGTCCGCGGTCCTGGCGCGGCACGGATTCGACGTCACGCACGCTCGCAGTGGCGAGGAGGCCCTCCAGGCACTCGTCCCCGAGAGCGACGGCTTCGGTGTCGTCCTCCTCGACCTCGGCCTGCCCGACCAGGACGGCTACGAGGTCTGCGGCAAGATCCGCAAGCGCACCAGCACCCCGGTGATCATGGTCACCGCCCGCTCCGACGTACGCTCCCGCATCCACGGCCTCAACCTCGGAGCCGACGACTACGTAGTGAAGCCGTACGACACCGGGGAACTGCTCGCCCGCATCCACGCCGTCAGCCGGCGCAGCGTCCACGAGGACGCCGGCGGGAGCGGAGACACCGCGCTGCGGCTCGGCCCGGTGCGCATCGAACTGCCCACCCGTCAGGTCACCGTGGACGGTTCGGTCGTCCAACTGACCCGCAAGGAGTTCGACCTGCTGGCACTGCTGGCACAACGCCCCGGAGTGGTGTTCCGGCGGGAGCAGATCATCAGCGAGGTGTGGCGCACCAGCTGGGAGGGCACGGGACGCACCCTGGAGGTGCATGTCGCGTCCCTGCGCGCCAAGTTGCGGATGCCCGCGCTGATCGAGACCGTACGGGGCGTCGGCTACCGGCTCGTCGCCCCGGCCACGTAG